The following DNA comes from Streptococcus pasteurianus.
CGTGAACAAGTAGATACATTGCTTATCATTTCAAATAATAACCTTCTTGAAATCGTTGATAAGAAAACACCTCTTCTTGAAGCACTTAGCGAAGCTGATAATGTCCTTCGTCAAGGTGTCCAAGGTATCACTGATTTGATTACAAGCCCTGGTCTTATCAACCTTGACTTTGCCGATGTTAAAACAGTTATGGCGAACAAAGGTAACGCCCTTATGGGGATTGGTATTGGTTCCGGTGAAGAACGTATTACAGAAGCTGCTCGTAAAGCAATCTTTTCACCACTTCTTGAAACTACAATTGATGGTGCGCAAGATGTAATCGTTAACGTTACTGGTGGTCTTGATATGACTCTTACAGAAGCAGAAGAAGCTTCTGAAATCATTAGTCAAGCAGCAGGTAAAGGTGTTAATATCTGGCTTGGTACGTCTATTGATGATACGATGAAAGATGAAATCCGCGTAACAGTTGTTGCAACAGGTGTTCGTCAAGACCGTGCTGAGCAAGCAGCAGGATTCCAACAACCAACTCGTTCATTTACTCAAGCTAATGCACAACAAGCAGCAGGTGCTCAATACGCTTCAGAGCGTACACAACAACCAAATCAAACAACATTTGAACGTCGTTCAAGTTTTGACTATGATATGGGTGAAAGCCATGCTATGCCAACTTCGCAACAGCCAGCGGCTAATCAATCTCAACAAAAAGAAAATTCATTTGGTAACTGGGATCTTCGCCGTGATAACATTGCACGTCCAACAGAAGGTGAATTAGATAGTAAATTGACAATGTCAACATTTACAGCCAATGATGATGCGGATGATGAACTAGAAACACCACCATTCTTTAAAAATCGTTAATGACAGATTTTAAAAAAAATAAAGACCTTGTTTTTGAACAAGTTGCGCAGGCTACGCAACAAGCCAATCGTTCTAAAGAAAGTGTCAATATTATTGCCGTGACGAAGTATGTTGATAGTGGTGTTGCTGCTCGTCTTATTGACACAGGTATTGAACATATTGGTGAAAATAGAGTCGATATGTTTCTTGATAAATATGAAGCCTTAAAAGATAGAAAGTTGACTTGGCATTTAATTGGAAGTTTGCAACGTCGAAAAGTTAAAAATGTGATTAACTTTGTTGATTATTTCCATGCTTTGGATTCTATCAAACTTGCTTCAGAGATTCAGAAACGAGCAGAGCATACTATCAAATGTTTCTTACAGGTTAATATTTCAGAGGAAGAGAGCAAACACGGTTTTAAAGTTTCGGAAATTGACGAAGCTTTAACCGCAATCTCTGAATTTGATAAAGTGGAAATCGTGGGCTTGATGACAATGGCTCCGAAAGAAGCTTCTGAAAGTGAGATTGAAGAAATTTTTGGAAAAGCAAACCAACTTAGACAAGAGTTACAAGCTCGCCAATTACCTCATATGCCTTTTACGGAATTAAGTATGGGGATGAGTGGTGATTACAAAATTGCGATTCGCAATGGAGCGACTTTTGTCAGAATTGGAACATCATTCTTTAAATAACGGGAGAACAAAAGATGGCATTTAAAGATAAATTTGACAAACTAATTTCTTATTTCGACACTGATGAGGTAAGTGATGTTGAAGAAACTGTTGAAGAAGAGGCTCAGCGCCCACATGTTCAACAGCAAGCAGAAGCAGTACCACAACAAGCCCAAAGACGTGCTGAACCAGTTCAAAATGTTAGAACTCAGCAAATTCAAGGTGGTGGAGCAGCTCGTCAACGTCCACAACAGCCTCAACAAAGACGAGCAGTTGAAGAAAATCAACCTGTTCGTTCAATAAATCAACGTCGTGAAGAACAAATGCAAGTACGTGCTAATCAAGCGACAACGACAATTGCTTTGAAATTTCCTCGTAAATATGAGGATGCTCAAGAAATTGTTGACCTTTTGATTGTTAACGAATGTGTATTAATTGATTTCCAGTACATGCTTGATGCACAAGCACGCCGTTGCCTTGACTTTATTGATGGTGCAAGTAAAGTTCTTTATGGAAGTCTTCAAAAAGTTGGTAGTTCAATGTACTTATTGACACCTTCTAACGTTATTGTTAATGTTGAAGAACTTGCTGTTCCAAATAACGGTCAAGACATCGGTTTTGACTTTGACATGAAGAGACGCTAATATATGATTTTTGTATTAATTGTACTATTAAGACTAATTCAGTTTTACTCTTATCTGTTATTTGCGTATGCTTTGCTTTCATGGTTCCCAGGAGCTTACAACACTTGGTTTGGAAGAGCCATGGGGCAACTGGTTGAACCAGTTATTAGACCTTTTCGTCGTTTTAATCTTCAATTCATGGGATTAGACTTTACAATTTTGGCCGTAGTAATTGCGCTAAACGTTTTAAGTCGTATTCTTATCATGATTTTTGCGTAATATGGCGATGCAAAAGGATTTATATCAGCATTTTCGACCAGGTGAGTATGATTTTATTGAAAAGATTGATGACCTTGCTCGTCGTGTCGAAGCAACTTATGCATATGCTTTAACAGATTTTCTAAATCCTCGCCAAGTTGATATCGCAAGAAGCGTTATTGGCAATCGAGGATTGCACTATTTTGTTTCGAGTGATTATTATCCAGCTGAATACGCTCGACTTATTGTGGCACCTGACTATTATGAGTTTAATCCTGAGGATTTTGAATTAACTTTGCTTGAGGTGAATTACAATTCAAAATTTAATCAGCTGACACATTCTCAGATTATGGGAACTTTACTTCATAAGCTTGGGATTAAACGAACAGTTATCGGAGATATTTTAGTTGAATCCGGTTATGCGCAGCTTTTGGTAACGCAAAATATGGCTGATTACTTTAGAGCTGATGTGACTAAAATTGCTAAGGCTAGCGTTTCACTAAAAGAAATTCCTCTGGAACAGTTAATTGCAGGTGAGAAAGATAGTCGACAACTGGACATCATAGTTTCTAGTATGCGCATGGATAAAGTTCTTGCAACAGTTTTGAAGCTTTCAAGAAGTCAAGCAGTGCAGTTGATAGAAACTGATAAAGTAAAACTTAACTATCAAATAGTTGATAGAGCCTCAGAAATGCTTCAAGTTGGAGATTTGATTAGTGTTAGAGGATTTGGTCGCTTTTCTATTTTAAGTGAAAATGGTCTCACTAAAAATGGAAAATGTAAATTGACCGTAGATAAGATGATACATAAATAAGGAGAAATCAATGGCACTTACAGCACTTGATATTAAAGATAAAACATTTAAATTAAAATTTCGTGGTTACGACGAAGAAGAAGTTAATGAATTTCTTGATATTGTTGTAGATGATTATGAAGACTTGGTTCGTCGTAATCATGAACAAGAAAACAGAATCAAAGATTTAGAAGATAAATTAGCTTACTTCGATGAAATGAAAGAATCATTGAGTCAATCTGTTATCCTTGCACAAGAAACAGCTGAAAAAGTTAAAACATCTGCTAACGATGAAGCTGCTAACCTTGTTAGCAAAGCTAACTATGATGCACAACATCTTATTGATGAGGCTAAATCAAAAGCTAATCAAATTTTACGTGATGCAACTGACGAAGCTAAACGTGTTGCTGTAGAAACAGAAGATTTGAAACGTCAAACACGTGTTTTCCATCAACGTTTGGTAGCGGCTATCGAAGGACAGCTTGGTTTAACAAATTCACCAGAATGGACAGAATTGTTGCAGCCAACAGCTGTTTACCTTCAAAACTCAGATGCTGCTTTCCGTGAAGTTGTTGAAAAAGTTTTGGAAGAAGAAGTTCCAGAAACTGATGATGAATTGTCAATGGATGCAACACGTCAATTTACACCAGAAGAAATGAAAGAATTGCAACGCCGTGTTGAAGCAGGAAACAAACACCTTGAAGAAACACAAAAAATTGCTATTGTAGATGACAGCGAAGCAGATTCTGAAATCAATCTTAACGAAACACAAACATTTAAATTAAATATCGAAGAATAAGAAAAACACGGTTGATAGTCAATATTTACAGCGAGCAGGCGATGGTGTGAGACCTGCAATCACTTGGGTATCAATTATCCTTTTCTAACATTTTTACCTGAATCAAGTAGGGTAAAAGGGCAAACTCACCTTACGAGTTAAAGAGGGAAATTTAGATTTTAAAGACTAAATTTCTAAACTAAGGTGGTACCACGAGCTTTCGTCCTTTTTGAGACGAAGGCTTTTTTGTTTAACCATTTATATGTTAGGTCATTTTCTGTTATTGGCAATGTCAATGATAGTTAAATATTATTATTTATAAGGAGTAGTCATGAAACTAAAAGATACGCTTAATCTTGGGAAAACTGCGTTCCCAATGCGTGCTGGACTCCCAAACAAAGAGCCAAATTGGCAAAAAGAATGGGAAGAAGCAGATATCTATGCTAAACGTCAACAATTAAATGAAGGCAAACCTTCTTTCAATCTCCACGATGGACCTCCGTACGCTAACGGAAACATTCACGTTGGTCATGCTATGAATAAAATTTCGAAAGACATTATTGTACGTTCAAAATCAATGTCTGGTTTCCGTGCCCCTTATATTCCTGGTTGGGACACACACGGACTTCCAATTGAACAAGTGTTGGCTAAAAAAGGTGTGAAACGTAAAGAAATTCCTTTGACTGAATACCTTGAAATGTGTCGTGAATACGCACTTAGCCAAGTTGATAAACAACGTGAAGATTTCAAACGTCTTGGGGTATCTGCTGATTGGGAAAATCCATACATCACATTAATTCCTGAATATGAAGCTGCTCAAATTCGTGTCTTTGGTGCAATGGCTGATAAAGGTTACATCTACCGTGGTGCAAAACCTGTTTACTGGTCATGGTCATCTGAATCAGCACTTGCTGAAGCAGAAATTGAATATCATGATATTGATTCAACATCACTTTACTATGCTAATAAAGTTAAAGATGGTAAAGGTGTGCTTGATACTGATACTTATATTGTTGTTTGGACAACAACACCATTTACAGTAACAGCTTCACGTGGTTTGACTGTTGGTCCTGATATGGATTACGTTGTTGTGAAACCAGCTAATGATGACCGTAAATTCGTTGTTGCAGAAGGACTTTTGGATAGCTTAGCTGAAAAATT
Coding sequences within:
- a CDS encoding YggS family pyridoxal phosphate-dependent enzyme, with the translated sequence MTDFKKNKDLVFEQVAQATQQANRSKESVNIIAVTKYVDSGVAARLIDTGIEHIGENRVDMFLDKYEALKDRKLTWHLIGSLQRRKVKNVINFVDYFHALDSIKLASEIQKRAEHTIKCFLQVNISEEESKHGFKVSEIDEALTAISEFDKVEIVGLMTMAPKEASESEIEEIFGKANQLRQELQARQLPHMPFTELSMGMSGDYKIAIRNGATFVRIGTSFFK
- a CDS encoding cell division protein SepF, translated to MAFKDKFDKLISYFDTDEVSDVEETVEEEAQRPHVQQQAEAVPQQAQRRAEPVQNVRTQQIQGGGAARQRPQQPQQRRAVEENQPVRSINQRREEQMQVRANQATTTIALKFPRKYEDAQEIVDLLIVNECVLIDFQYMLDAQARRCLDFIDGASKVLYGSLQKVGSSMYLLTPSNVIVNVEELAVPNNGQDIGFDFDMKRR
- the ftsZ gene encoding cell division protein FtsZ, producing MAFSFDTASVQGAVIKVIGVGGGGGNAINRMIDEGVAGVEFIAANTDIQALSSSKAETVIQLGPKLTRGLGAGGQPEVGRKAAEESEEVLTEALTGADMVFITAGMGGGSGTGAAPVIARIAKSLGALTVAVVTRPFGFEGNKRGNFAAEGIAELREQVDTLLIISNNNLLEIVDKKTPLLEALSEADNVLRQGVQGITDLITSPGLINLDFADVKTVMANKGNALMGIGIGSGEERITEAARKAIFSPLLETTIDGAQDVIVNVTGGLDMTLTEAEEASEIISQAAGKGVNIWLGTSIDDTMKDEIRVTVVATGVRQDRAEQAAGFQQPTRSFTQANAQQAAGAQYASERTQQPNQTTFERRSSFDYDMGESHAMPTSQQPAANQSQQKENSFGNWDLRRDNIARPTEGELDSKLTMSTFTANDDADDELETPPFFKNR
- a CDS encoding YlmH family RNA-binding protein; the protein is MAMQKDLYQHFRPGEYDFIEKIDDLARRVEATYAYALTDFLNPRQVDIARSVIGNRGLHYFVSSDYYPAEYARLIVAPDYYEFNPEDFELTLLEVNYNSKFNQLTHSQIMGTLLHKLGIKRTVIGDILVESGYAQLLVTQNMADYFRADVTKIAKASVSLKEIPLEQLIAGEKDSRQLDIIVSSMRMDKVLATVLKLSRSQAVQLIETDKVKLNYQIVDRASEMLQVGDLISVRGFGRFSILSENGLTKNGKCKLTVDKMIHK
- a CDS encoding YggT family protein; this translates as MIFVLIVLLRLIQFYSYLLFAYALLSWFPGAYNTWFGRAMGQLVEPVIRPFRRFNLQFMGLDFTILAVVIALNVLSRILIMIFA
- a CDS encoding DivIVA domain-containing protein; translation: MALTALDIKDKTFKLKFRGYDEEEVNEFLDIVVDDYEDLVRRNHEQENRIKDLEDKLAYFDEMKESLSQSVILAQETAEKVKTSANDEAANLVSKANYDAQHLIDEAKSKANQILRDATDEAKRVAVETEDLKRQTRVFHQRLVAAIEGQLGLTNSPEWTELLQPTAVYLQNSDAAFREVVEKVLEEEVPETDDELSMDATRQFTPEEMKELQRRVEAGNKHLEETQKIAIVDDSEADSEINLNETQTFKLNIEE